One segment of Thermococcus profundus DNA contains the following:
- a CDS encoding NfeD family protein encodes METLALSLLILGLLIILLDMMVTAFITPIGVAFATLGLLLGFGLNFTESFVLSLIAAVVAYILIGRYIRKDVEDLGEKEKKYTFDPVGKMGRVVKAGEDHYLVELEGDRWIAISDEKLEVGDTVEVVNVDGVKLIVRKVQR; translated from the coding sequence ATGGAAACCCTCGCCCTTTCCCTCTTAATTTTGGGACTCCTCATAATACTCCTGGATATGATGGTCACAGCGTTCATAACACCTATAGGCGTGGCTTTTGCAACGCTGGGTCTGCTCCTCGGTTTTGGGCTCAACTTCACCGAGAGTTTTGTGCTTTCGCTCATCGCCGCGGTCGTGGCTTACATACTCATCGGGAGGTACATCAGGAAGGACGTCGAAGACCTAGGGGAGAAGGAGAAGAAGTACACCTTCGATCCAGTGGGGAAGATGGGAAGGGTAGTCAAGGCGGGCGAGGATCACTACCTAGTGGAGCTCGAAGGTGACAGGTGGATAGCCATAAGCGACGAGAAGCTGGAAGTTGGGGACACAGTTGAGGTCGTTAATGTTGACGGTGTTAAGCTCATCGTGAGAAAGGTC